One Caenibius sp. WL genomic window, GATTTTGCCGAAAACGCCGCCGCCGTGGAAGCGAGCGGTGCGGAAATCGTCACCGTGGCGGTGCGCCGGGTCAACCTGTCGGACCCCAAGGCCCCGATGCTGACCGATTTCATCGATCCGAAGCGATACACTTATCTGCCCAACACGGCAGGCTGCTTCACGGCGGACGAGGCGATCCGCACTTTGCGTCTCGCGCGCGAAGCGGGCGGCTGGGATCTGGTGAAACTCGAAGTGCTGGGCGAAGCGCGCACGCTCTATCCCGATATGCGCGAAACCCTGCGCGCGACGGAGACGCTTGCCAAGGAAGGCTTCCTGCCGATGGTCTATTGCGTCGACGATCCGATCGCGGCGAAGCAGCTGGAAGACGCGGGCGCGGTGGCGATCATGCCGCTGGGCGCGCCGATCGGCTCGGGGCTCGGCATCCAGAACCGGGTGACGATCCGCCTGATCGTCGAAGGCACTGCTTTGCCGGTGCTGGTCGATGCCGGAGTCGGCACGGCGAGCGATGCGGCGATTGCGATGGAGCTGGGCTGCACCGGGGTGCTGATGAACACCGCGATTGCCGAAGCGAAAGAGCCGCTGCGCATGGCGCGAGCGATGAAGCTGGCAGTGGAAGCGGGGCGCGACGCCTATCTCGCGGGACGCATGGGCACGCGCAAATATGCCGATCCTTCCAGTCCGCTGGCCGGGCTGATCTGATCCGCAGGTTTATCCGGGCCCGATCATCGTCCGGCGCGCGGCGCCGCTCCCGTCTCACGCCTTGTAGAGCGCATCCAGCCGTGGCGCGTAGCGTTCGCGAATCTTGTGGCGGCGGATTTTCATGCTCGGCGTTAGTTCTTCGTTGGCGATGGAGAAAGCTTCATCGGCGAAGGCGAACTGGCGCACTTTCTCGATCACCGACAGGTCCAGATTCACCCGGTCGATAGCTTCGCGCACGGCGTTGCGGAAAGCGGGCAGGCGTTGCAATTCGGCCATGTCGTAGCGTTCGTCGTTCGCCTGCGCCCATTCCAGCGCCCATTCGGCATCGGGCACGATCAGGCCGACGATATAGGGCCGCCGGTCCCCCATCACCATCGCCTGCAGGATTTCGGGCTGCAGGGTCAGCATGCCTTCCACTTTCTGCGGGGCGATATTGTCGCCCTTGTCGTTGACGATCATATCCTTCTTGCGATCAGTGATGACGATCCGCCCGGCCCGATCGATATGGCCGATATCGCCGGTATGCAGCCAGGGCGGGGAATCGGGATCGGCCGGGTCCGCGATCAATGTGGCCGCGGTCTGCGCCGGATTGTGCCAATAGCCGTGCATCACCAGTTCGCCCCGGCACAGGATTTCGCCATCGGCGGCGACTTTCACTTCGACACCGGGCAGCGGCGGGCCGACGGTATCCATTTTCAACCCCGCCGCAGGGCGGTTGCAACTGATAACCGGGCCCGCTTCGGTCTGGCCATAGCCTTGCAGCAGTGTCAGCCCCATCGCGGTGAAGAATGTGCCGACATCGGGATTGAGCGGCGCCCCGCCCGAAACCAGCGCTTTGATCCGCCCGCCGAACCGCTTGCGCACCTTGGGTCGCAGCGTGCGTTCGAGCAGCATGTCCATCGGCTTGTCGATCAGCCGCTTGCGCCCGGCAATGGTCAGCGCCCGGTCCATCAGGTAATTCGCGATGCGCCCTTCCTTGGCGATCTGCTTCATGATCCGTCCGCGCAGGACTTCGAACAGGCGGGGCACCACGACCATGATCGTAGGGCGCACCTCGGCGATGTTGCTGGCCAGCTTTTCCAGTCCTTCGGCATAGTAGATCTGCGCGCCGAGCCCGATGGGAAGAAACTGCCCGCCGGTGTGTTCATAGGCGTGGGACAGCGGCAGGAAGGACAGGAACACCTCATTCCCCGCCGGGCTTTCGCCTGCGTGGAAATCCTCGATCAGGATGGTGGCCGCGCCCGCCACATTGGACAGGATCGCCCCGTGATGCTGGCACACTCCGCGCGGTGCGCCGCCGGTGCCGCTGGTGTAGATGATGCAGGCCAGATCGCCCCGTCCGATCGCGGCGATGCGCCGGTCGACGGCGGCGCGTGCGGCGATGGCATCGCCAGCTATCATCGCCTCCCAGCTATGCCAGGCGAATCCGCCCACCTGCCCGGTTTTCAAGGGTTCCATGCCGATCAGATGTTCCGCCATGCCCGAACGCATCATCGCGGGCACGATCCGTTCGGCCAGCTTGGCGGTGGAGACGATCACCGCCCGCGCGCCCGAATTGTCGAGGATGTGCAGGTGATCGCGTTCGGTGTTGGTGGTGTAGGTCGGCACGGTGACGCACCCGGCGGCCATGATCGCCAGATCGGCGATGCACCATTCGGGGCGATTTTCCGAAACCAGCGCCACTCTGTCGCCCGGTTCCAGCCCCATGGCCACCAGCTTCTCGGCCAGCAGGCAAACCTGCCGCGCGGTTTCCGCCCAACTTAGCGCCTGCCAGCGATCCTTGCGCTTGATCCACAGGAACGGGTGTTCTCCGCCTCTGTCCGCCTGAGTCAGGAAAAGGCCGACGAGGTTCTGAGTCGCTTCGATTTCCGAAACCTGCACGCCTTGCTCCCGCTATCGCCAGCCTGGGTGTGGCGATTGCCTGAATGTCTATGATGCAGCGGCGGACGCGGCAACCCTTGACCGCCGACGGCAGGCATGGCGATGCATCCGGGCCATCCGGCTCAGGGTGCGATAGCCACGCCCTCGCTGCGGGGGTCGGCCGCCCCGCCCCACGCTTTGCCCCGCCGTACAGCGGCATTGGCTTTCAGCGGCATGTCCCTGGGTTCGACTGTGTGGCCCAGCTTGCGCAGTTGCGGAGCCATCGCTTCGAGCGTGCTGCCCTTCTCGATGAAGACGATGTCACCTGGGGCGAACAGCACCGGCAGGGCCAGCGCCTGCTTCGCGCTCATCTTCCAGTCGATTGCGCCGATGATCGCGCGGGCGACCTGGGCCGGAATCGTCGCCCCGCCAGCGGCGCCCACGACCATGAACAGCCCGCCGTCGGGGCCATAGATGACCGTGGGGGACATCGAACTGCGCGGCCGCTTGCCGCCTTCCACCCGGTTGGCCACCGGACGCCCATCGGCTTCGGGCGTGAAGCTGAAATCGGTCAGTTCGTTGTTCAGGTAATAGCCGCCGACCATCATGCCCGATCCGAACGAACCTTCGATCGTGGAGGTATAGCTGATCGCTGTCCCCTCCCCGTCGATTACCACGAAATGCGATGTGCCGGCTTCGGGCGGCTCACTGCCTTTGGCAAGGGCCATCGTCACTCCCGGCGGCGTCCCGGCATGGGTGGTGGGCATGGCGGTGGTGGGGGAAATCAATTTGCCGCGTGCGGCCAGATAGTTGGGATCGGTCAGCCCCCTGATCGGGATGGACACGAAGTCCCCGTCCGCCAGATAGAGGTCCCGGTCGGCATAGGCGAGGCGCATCGATTCCGCGATCAGGTGCCATGCCGTCGGCGAGCGAGGGCCCAGCGCGGCCAGATTGAATCGTTCGAGCTGCTTGAGCGTGGCGAAAACCGTTGTCGCGCCTGAGGATGGCGGGCCCATGCCGCAAATGCGATAGGCGCGATAGACGCCGCACACCGCCGCACGCGGAACGGCGCGATATGTGGCGATATCCTGTTCGGTCATCCCGCGCTTGTGCGGGATCGCCCCGGCGGCGCGGCGAGCGATGGTGCGGGCATTATCCCCCCCATAGAACGCATCTGCGCCATTCAGAGCGACGCTTTCCAGTGTCGCGGCCAGTTGCGGATTGACCACCAGTGTGCCCACCGGCAGCGGCTTGCCCGCCGCATCGAAGAACAGGGCGCGGCCATCGGGATCGGCGCCCGCCCGGTCCCCGGCTTCGGTCAGGTATTCATGGGTGCGCGGACTGATGGTGTAGCCGTTGCGAGCCAGCGCGATGGCCGGGCCGAACAGTTCGGCCCAGGGCAGCTTGCCGTGGCGGCGATGTGCTTCCTCCGCCAGGCGAAGATTGCCCGGCACGCCTACGCTCAATCCCGATTTCACCGCCTGCATGAACGGCACCGGCTTTCCCTGCCGGTCGAGGAACCAGCCGGGCTTGGCCGCGGCTGGCGCAGTTTCGCGGCCATCGATCGTTTCGACCGCGCCATCGGCGGTGCCGCGCACCAGAAAGCCGCCGCCGCCAATGCCCGAGCTTTGCGGTTCCACCACTGTCAACGCCAGCATGACGGCGATGGCGGCATCGGTGGCGTTGCCGCCGCGTTGCAGGATCGTGGCCCCTGCCGCCGCCGCGCGCGGATCGGCGGCGCTGATCAGGCCCGTGTCCGACTGTTCGACGCCGGCCTTGGCGTTCCGTTCCAGTGGCACCGTCGCGCAGGCCCCCAGCAGCAAAGGCAAAGCAATGGCTGCGAGTGTCTGGCGCAACGGTGCTATCATCCTATTCGCTCCCCACGGCGTCGGCGATGGTGGCGAAACCATCCCGGCGCATCAAGATTTCCAGGCCGCGTACGATATTTTTGGCAATCCCCGGCCCTTCATAGACCATGGCGCTGTAAAGCTGAACCAGGCTCGCGCCGGCGCGGATGCGGGCCCAGGCGTCTTCCGCCGTGGCGATTCCGCCGACCCCGATCAGGGGGATTGCGCCCCCTGTGGCCTTGCGGAAATCGCGGAGGCGCTGCTGCGCCAGATCGCGTAAGGGGGCACCCGACAGGCCGCCGGTTTCATCGCACAGCGGCGATTGCAGCGGTGGGCGCGAGATGGTGGTGTTGGACACGATCAGTGCGCCCAGCCCTTTGTCGACGGCGATTCGGGCGATGGCGTCGATGTCGGCGGGTTCCAGATCGGGCGCGACTTTGAGGAATACCGGCGGCTGGCCCGGCCCGGTGGTTTCGCCCCGCGCTTCGAGCACCGCGTCGAGCAGACCGGTCAGCGCGCTTTCATCCTGCAACGCGCGCAGGCCCGGGGTGTTGGGGCTGGAGATATTGACCGCCAGATAGCTGGCCAGTGGGGCCATGATCCGGGTCATCGTGGCATAATCGGCAATCCGGTCGGCCGCATCCTTGTTGGCGCCGATGTTGATGCCCACGATCCCGCCATATCCGCTGCGTGCTGCAAGCCGTGCGGCGGCGGCCTGCGCCCCGCCGTTGTTGAAGCCCATGCGGTTGATCACCGCCCGGTCTTCGGTGAGGCGGAACAGGCGCGGCTGGGGATTGCCCGCTTGCGGCAGCGGAGTGATCGAACCGACTTCGGCAAACCCGAAACCGAGGCCGAGCAGCGCATCGGGCACTTCGCCATCCTTGTCGAACCCGGCCGCCATGCCCACCGGATTGGGAAAGGCGAGGCCCGCAACATTGGTGGCCAGCGGCCCGGCTGTTGCCGGACGGCCCGCGGGCAGCGTTTTCAACGCGGTGATGGCCATGCGATGCGCCCGTTCGGCGCTCAGGCAATAGAGGAACGGGCGAAGAAAGCGAAAGAGCATCGCCTGCCTATGGCAAAGGCGGGAAAGCCTGTCGATGGCCTCGCTGCGCCTTCGCCCGCGAGGGTGGTCAAGGTGCGGAAATCACGGAAAATTGGCTCTAAGCATCGCAATGTAAGTGAAAAAATTGCAGCAGAGTGTCGTTTTTTTACAAGCCGCAGCAGCGGAATCGGCATAAGCGCCGAGATGCGACCCGAAGGGCTCGGTGCTTTTGCAACGAGTTCCTCAACTTCAGAGGCGGTTCTCACGTCGTGAGGGCCGCCTTTTTTCGCCGCCCACCCTGGCCAAATCTCCCATTGAAAAGCCCTCGGACCGCTCCTAGGTGAAACCGGAACGAATCAGTCTTATTTAATGGAGCCGAGGAAAATTGCGTCTTTCAAGCATGGCTGACTACGCTGTTGTGACAATGAGCGCCGCCGCGCGCCATTGTGGCGGCGCGCGCGTGTCCGCCGCGCAACTGGCGCAGGAAACCGGGCTCCCCGCCCCCACAGTGCAGAAACTGGTCAGCCGGCTGACGGCGGCGGGCCTGCTGCGTTCGATTCGCGGGGCGGGCGGCGGGCTGCAACTGGCGCGCCCGGCGGCGGCGATCAGTCTGGCCGATATTGTGGAGGCCGTGGAAGGGCCTATTGCGCTCACGGCCTGTGTGGAACAGGGGCGCCACGATTGCGCGCTGGAGCGATCCTGTTCGGTCCGCCCGCACTGGACGGTGGTGAACGAGGCGTTGCGCGGGGCGTTGGCACAAGTGCCGTTGAGCCGCCTTGCCCAGATGGAAGTTGTCGCATGACGGAAGAAATCAAGGACCAGCAGGCGCGCGAGGCGGCGGAAAGAGTCGCCGATTACGAGCATGGCTGGTCGGCCGATATCGAACAGGAATTCGCGCCCAAGGGCCTCAACGAGGATACCGTGCGCTTCATTTCGGCCAAGAAGGACGAGCCGCAGTGGATGCTGGACTGGCGGCTGAAAGCCTTCCGCATGTGGCAGACGATGAAAGAGCCGGAATGGGCCAAGCTTAACATTCCGCCGATCGACTATCAGGATGCTTACTACTACGCCGCGCCCAAGCAGAAGGACGCGCTCAAGAGCCTTGATGAGGTGGACCCTGAAATTCTCAAGGTCTACGAAAAGCTGGGCATTCCGCTGGAAGAGCAGAAAGTGCTCGCCGGGGTCGAAGGGGCGCGCAAGGTCGCGGTCGATGCGGTGTTCGACAGCGTCTCCGTCGCCACCACGTTCCGCGAGGAGCTGAAGAAGGCGGGCGTGATCTTCCTGTCGATTTCGGAAGCGATCCGCGAATATCCCGATCTGGTGAAGAAGTGGCTGGGCAAAGTCGTGCCGATGCACGACAACTACTTCGCTGCCCTGAACTGCGCGGTCTTTTCCGATGGGACGTTCGTCTACATCCCCGAAGGGGTGCGCTGCCCGATGGAACTGAGCACCTATTTCCGCATCAACGCGGAAAACACCGGCCAGTTCGAACGCACGCTGATTGTGGCGGATAAGGGCAGCTATGTCAGCTACCTCGAAGGCTGCACCGCGCCGCAGCGCGATGAAAACCAGCTTCACGCCGCCGTGGTCGAACTGGTCGCGCTGGACGATGCCGAAATTAAGTATTCCACCGTGCAGAACTGGTATCCGGGCGATGCCGAAGGCAAGGGCGGGATCTACAATTTCGTGACCAAGCGGGCGCTGTGCCAGGGCGCGCGCAGCAAGGTGAGCTGGACCCAGGTCGAAACCGGCAGCGCGATCACCTGGAAATATCCGTCCTGTGTGTTGAATGGTGAGGATTCGGTGGGCGAGTTCTACTCGGTCGCCGTCACCAACAATTTCCAGCAGGCCGATACCGGGACGAAAATGATCCATAATGGCGCGCGCAGCCGTTCGACGATCATTTCCAAGGGCATCAGCGCGGGCAAGAGCAACAACACCTATCGCGGGCTGGTCCGCGTGGCGGGCAATGCCACCGGCGTGCGCAATTTCACCCAGTGCGATTCGCTGCTGCTGGGCGACCGGTGCGGTGCGCACACCGTGCCCTACATCGAAGTGAAGAACCCTTCGGCCCAGATCGAGCATGAGGCGACGACCAGCAAGATCAGTGACGATCAGTTGTTTTACGCCATGCAGCGCGGGCTGGATCAGGAATCGGCGGTGGCGTTGATCGTCAACGGCTTCGCCAAGGAAGTGTTGCAGCAATTGCCGATGGAATTTGCCGTGGAAGCGCAGAAGCTGCTCGGCATCAGTCTCGAAGGGAGCGTGGGATGAACGAACGGACCAGATTGACGCTGGCTGCTCGCCCGGCTCCGGCGGAAGGCGAGCCCGCCGCCGCCGACAAGACCCGCGCCTGGCAGGTTTCCCCCGCGCGCGCGGAAAAACTGAAGGAACAGGCCCGCGACATGCGCCGCAACCCGACAGAAGCCGAAGCGCTGCTGTGGGAAGGACTGAAAGACAAGAAATGCGGCGGTTTCAGTTTCACCCGTCAGGTGGTGATGGGCTCCGCGATTGTCGATTTCGCCTGCCGTTCGCGCTGGCTGGTGGTGGAAACCGGCGGCGCGAGCGAAGCGGAAATGGCGCGCAATGCCTTGAGCGACCGCAAGCTGACCGATGTCGGCGTGCGGGTGCTGCGCTTTGCCGACGATGCCATTCTGGCCGATGTGGCTGGGGTGCTCGCCCAGATCGCGCAAGAACTGCACAAGCCGTTCGACAAGCCGCAACCGGCCAGCGCGAACCGGGGCGGCGAGCGGTCCCCCCGCACTGCCTCGCGCGGCGGAAATCGCCACGATGGCGCCCGCGCGCCGCGCCGTTTCACCGGCGGCAGAAAATGAGCCTTGCCGGCTGGACCGCGATCAGCCTTGCTGTCGCAGTATGGGCCGGAACGCAAAATCGTAATCGGAAGAATTGATGCTGAAGATTGATAACCTCCAGGCCGAAGTGGCGAACAAGCCGATTCTCAAAGGTCTCTCGCTCGATGTGAAGCCGGGCGAAATCCATGCCATCATGGGGCCGAACGGAGCGGGCAAATCGACGCTGGGTTATACGCTCGGCGGGCGGCCCGGCTATGAGGTGACGGGCGGTTCGGTGGATTTCGCTGGGCAGGATCTGCTCGCGCTGGAACCGCACGAACGCGCGGCGGCAGGCCTGTTTCTCGGCTTCCAGTACCCGGTGGAAATCCCCGGTGTCTCCTTCGTCCAGTTCCTGCGCGAAGCCTTGAACGCCCAGCGCAAGACGCGTGGGGAAGAACCGCTTTCGGGCGGCGATTTCCTCAAGCTCGCGCGGGAAAAGGCGGCCTTGCTCAAGCTTGATATGGACATGCTCAAGCGCCCGGTGAACGTAGGCTTTTCGGGCGGCGAGAAGAAGCGCGCCGAAATGGTCCAGATGGGCATTCTCGATCCGAAATTTGCGGTGCTCGACGAAACCGACAGCGGGCTCGATATCGATGCGCTGCGGATCGTCGGCGAAGGGATCAACGCGATCATGCGCCGCCCGGACAAGGCGGTGCTGCTGATCACCCACTATCAGCGCCTGCTTGACTATGTGAAGCCGGACGTGGTCCACGTCCTGGCCGGTGGCCGCATCGTCAAGAGCGGCGGTCCCGAACTCGCGCTCGAACTCGAACGCGAAGGCTACGAGGCGGTGGTCGCGTGACTCGGGCTCTCGCTCTTCCCACCACGCGTGACGAGGATTGGCGTTATGCCGATGCCGCCTGGCTCGCGGCCGCCGACCCTGCTGCGCTGGCGCAGTGGGAGGACGTGCGGATTGCGGCGGGCGAAGCGCGGCAGGTCTATCGTGTGCTGGCGGCGGATGCCGATGGTGCGGGCCGGGTGGAGCGGCTGCGGGTCCATGTCGGCGCCGGTGGCAGGTTCGAACTCGCGGTGGTCAACGCGGCGGGCCCTTATGCCCGTTTCGAAGCGGAAGTGACGCTGGAACGGGGCGCGCATTTCGCTTTCGGCGGTGTCACCATTGGGGGCGGCGCCAATGTGCAGGAATTTGTCACCCGCGTGATTCATGCGGAGCCCGAGGCGACATCGCAGCAGATCGTCCGTGCGGTCCAGTGGGGCCGGGCGACCGGCAACTTCCTCGGCCGGATCGAAGTCGTGCGCGATGCGCAGAAGACCGATGCCGGGCAGAACTTCCGCGCTATCCTGCTGGAACAGGGCGCTTCCGCCAATGCCAAGCCGGAACTGGAAATCTATGCCGACGATGTGAAGTGCGCCCACGGCGCGGCCATCGGCGCGCTGGATCAAGAGGCCGGATTTTACATGGCTTCGCGCGGGATTCCGCCCGAAGTGGCGCGCAAGCTGCTGGTCCGGGCGTTCATTGCCG contains:
- the sufB gene encoding Fe-S cluster assembly protein SufB, producing the protein MTEEIKDQQAREAAERVADYEHGWSADIEQEFAPKGLNEDTVRFISAKKDEPQWMLDWRLKAFRMWQTMKEPEWAKLNIPPIDYQDAYYYAAPKQKDALKSLDEVDPEILKVYEKLGIPLEEQKVLAGVEGARKVAVDAVFDSVSVATTFREELKKAGVIFLSISEAIREYPDLVKKWLGKVVPMHDNYFAALNCAVFSDGTFVYIPEGVRCPMELSTYFRINAENTGQFERTLIVADKGSYVSYLEGCTAPQRDENQLHAAVVELVALDDAEIKYSTVQNWYPGDAEGKGGIYNFVTKRALCQGARSKVSWTQVETGSAITWKYPSCVLNGEDSVGEFYSVAVTNNFQQADTGTKMIHNGARSRSTIISKGISAGKSNNTYRGLVRVAGNATGVRNFTQCDSLLLGDRCGAHTVPYIEVKNPSAQIEHEATTSKISDDQLFYAMQRGLDQESAVALIVNGFAKEVLQQLPMEFAVEAQKLLGISLEGSVG
- the thiS gene encoding sulfur carrier protein ThiS, producing the protein MTNALSLIVNGEPRRTAPGSIADLVRQLDLDPAKVAVERNGDIVPRSTLADVALAEGDVLEIVHFVGGGSGMTGDDSWTVAGRTFRSRLIVGTGKYKDFAENAAAVEASGAEIVTVAVRRVNLSDPKAPMLTDFIDPKRYTYLPNTAGCFTADEAIRTLRLAREAGGWDLVKLEVLGEARTLYPDMRETLRATETLAKEGFLPMVYCVDDPIAAKQLEDAGAVAIMPLGAPIGSGLGIQNRVTIRLIVEGTALPVLVDAGVGTASDAAIAMELGCTGVLMNTAIAEAKEPLRMARAMKLAVEAGRDAYLAGRMGTRKYADPSSPLAGLI
- the ggt gene encoding gamma-glutamyltransferase, whose protein sequence is MIAPLRQTLAAIALPLLLGACATVPLERNAKAGVEQSDTGLISAADPRAAAAGATILQRGGNATDAAIAVMLALTVVEPQSSGIGGGGFLVRGTADGAVETIDGRETAPAAAKPGWFLDRQGKPVPFMQAVKSGLSVGVPGNLRLAEEAHRRHGKLPWAELFGPAIALARNGYTISPRTHEYLTEAGDRAGADPDGRALFFDAAGKPLPVGTLVVNPQLAATLESVALNGADAFYGGDNARTIARRAAGAIPHKRGMTEQDIATYRAVPRAAVCGVYRAYRICGMGPPSSGATTVFATLKQLERFNLAALGPRSPTAWHLIAESMRLAYADRDLYLADGDFVSIPIRGLTDPNYLAARGKLISPTTAMPTTHAGTPPGVTMALAKGSEPPEAGTSHFVVIDGEGTAISYTSTIEGSFGSGMMVGGYYLNNELTDFSFTPEADGRPVANRVEGGKRPRSSMSPTVIYGPDGGLFMVVGAAGGATIPAQVARAIIGAIDWKMSAKQALALPVLFAPGDIVFIEKGSTLEAMAPQLRKLGHTVEPRDMPLKANAAVRRGKAWGGAADPRSEGVAIAP
- a CDS encoding AMP-dependent synthetase/ligase, with translation MQVSEIEATQNLVGLFLTQADRGGEHPFLWIKRKDRWQALSWAETARQVCLLAEKLVAMGLEPGDRVALVSENRPEWCIADLAIMAAGCVTVPTYTTNTERDHLHILDNSGARAVIVSTAKLAERIVPAMMRSGMAEHLIGMEPLKTGQVGGFAWHSWEAMIAGDAIAARAAVDRRIAAIGRGDLACIIYTSGTGGAPRGVCQHHGAILSNVAGAATILIEDFHAGESPAGNEVFLSFLPLSHAYEHTGGQFLPIGLGAQIYYAEGLEKLASNIAEVRPTIMVVVPRLFEVLRGRIMKQIAKEGRIANYLMDRALTIAGRKRLIDKPMDMLLERTLRPKVRKRFGGRIKALVSGGAPLNPDVGTFFTAMGLTLLQGYGQTEAGPVISCNRPAAGLKMDTVGPPLPGVEVKVAADGEILCRGELVMHGYWHNPAQTAATLIADPADPDSPPWLHTGDIGHIDRAGRIVITDRKKDMIVNDKGDNIAPQKVEGMLTLQPEILQAMVMGDRRPYIVGLIVPDAEWALEWAQANDERYDMAELQRLPAFRNAVREAIDRVNLDLSVIEKVRQFAFADEAFSIANEELTPSMKIRRHKIRERYAPRLDALYKA
- the sufC gene encoding Fe-S cluster assembly ATPase SufC; protein product: MLKIDNLQAEVANKPILKGLSLDVKPGEIHAIMGPNGAGKSTLGYTLGGRPGYEVTGGSVDFAGQDLLALEPHERAAAGLFLGFQYPVEIPGVSFVQFLREALNAQRKTRGEEPLSGGDFLKLAREKAALLKLDMDMLKRPVNVGFSGGEKKRAEMVQMGILDPKFAVLDETDSGLDIDALRIVGEGINAIMRRPDKAVLLITHYQRLLDYVKPDVVHVLAGGRIVKSGGPELALELEREGYEAVVA
- a CDS encoding SufD family Fe-S cluster assembly protein, translating into MTRALALPTTRDEDWRYADAAWLAAADPAALAQWEDVRIAAGEARQVYRVLAADADGAGRVERLRVHVGAGGRFELAVVNAAGPYARFEAEVTLERGAHFAFGGVTIGGGANVQEFVTRVIHAEPEATSQQIVRAVQWGRATGNFLGRIEVVRDAQKTDAGQNFRAILLEQGASANAKPELEIYADDVKCAHGAAIGALDQEAGFYMASRGIPPEVARKLLVRAFIADAFADVSDEAEQARLLDTALAALEGAAL
- a CDS encoding DUF559 domain-containing protein, with amino-acid sequence MNERTRLTLAARPAPAEGEPAAADKTRAWQVSPARAEKLKEQARDMRRNPTEAEALLWEGLKDKKCGGFSFTRQVVMGSAIVDFACRSRWLVVETGGASEAEMARNALSDRKLTDVGVRVLRFADDAILADVAGVLAQIAQELHKPFDKPQPASANRGGERSPRTASRGGNRHDGARAPRRFTGGRK
- a CDS encoding quinone-dependent dihydroorotate dehydrogenase; translated protein: MLFRFLRPFLYCLSAERAHRMAITALKTLPAGRPATAGPLATNVAGLAFPNPVGMAAGFDKDGEVPDALLGLGFGFAEVGSITPLPQAGNPQPRLFRLTEDRAVINRMGFNNGGAQAAAARLAARSGYGGIVGINIGANKDAADRIADYATMTRIMAPLASYLAVNISSPNTPGLRALQDESALTGLLDAVLEARGETTGPGQPPVFLKVAPDLEPADIDAIARIAVDKGLGALIVSNTTISRPPLQSPLCDETGGLSGAPLRDLAQQRLRDFRKATGGAIPLIGVGGIATAEDAWARIRAGASLVQLYSAMVYEGPGIAKNIVRGLEILMRRDGFATIADAVGSE
- a CDS encoding SUF system Fe-S cluster assembly regulator, whose protein sequence is MRLSSMADYAVVTMSAAARHCGGARVSAAQLAQETGLPAPTVQKLVSRLTAAGLLRSIRGAGGGLQLARPAAAISLADIVEAVEGPIALTACVEQGRHDCALERSCSVRPHWTVVNEALRGALAQVPLSRLAQMEVVA